A stretch of the Ornithodoros turicata isolate Travis chromosome 4, ASM3712646v1, whole genome shotgun sequence genome encodes the following:
- the LOC135391136 gene encoding uncharacterized protein LOC135391136, which yields MNSARDSILRSDDEEDLVFDQTGLLTNKVSSRRRGLSRTFIVNSGGRITVARTVNLCLSFIGLGLCFAIPAATLEDLKHSTNTDSSSIEHIFTARYGGYILGCLIGGFLFDCYNRQFLLFLSLLATSVGIIVMPFCTELATLMVCTAVTGLTMGFLDTGGNVWCLDMWGRQSAPIMQALHFCFGLGALVAPLVAEPFLSSGSPPGSFLSDNASHPFYVSRAHPVGLHRPVGLDHIASFSNITHLISTPPGNETRRYKREEANDTAFDFNVTALQEDAENNNTLSQSSTILSRNESEVLATPTVATLANVTALKKPTKPKYTEVEHQKGKWDRESKKQSVQTSTVSPKKHAAGDNASSTAKNLTLTLQPNGTVPSSTANATQTTLPPNIKATSKSPVHTSPAANTTSLKVVNSSQLSPPSSPSPSLAKVPGTSEVEGEAEATVPSITFSSTPSAPTSPVSTLENIEPHVTLQWEVVTRTEETIETLKSVAPQTDFPIFYMTMSSPTALPSSQSTTPAQQVQTLSVYHTTHQEQKISTAGRAATSPPHSTQLPAGNPAFTVIHHIPPTKVTEWLSSPSTPPVNLTAPVNVTEDPADTGQRLWFAHYQLGQFEIAYVILGVYLFLVAAVFLAFLCANPRESKSRQDEDLIKSRRPGSHKGLVLLTALFFFFYMAMVADIEELLQGLSMGSMPTGFPREYFLNYIFWGSFAVARGLSIAVATKLSCRWMLLGDLSICLLASVLLVTTADKMGPLLWSGVGILGFGMASILPSTLVWLERHIRVTNRTASVLLLSAAFGEMILSVLASRLAQHEPAVLMYVNVSVAILCCLNFGSLWYAASKRGEKYACEPDRSLYQLASFDDDDVVELNGSQPLWGNGVGGSFALKRKTNGVV from the exons ATGAATAGTGCGAGAGACTCGATTCTTCGTAGTGATGATGAAGAGGATCTTGTGTTTGACCAGACTGGGTTGCTCACGAACAAGGTGTCTTCGAGACGGAGGGGCTTGTCCAGAACATTCATAGTGAACTCCGGCGGCCGGATTACAGTTGCTCGTACCGTCAACCTGTGCTTGTCATTTATCGGATTG GGTCTCTGTTTTGCAATTCCTGCTGCAACTCTCGAAGACCTCAAACATAGCACCAATACCGACAGCAGTAGTATTGAACACATATTCACCGCTCGATATGGAGGCTACATTCTTGGCTGCCTCATTG GCGGCTTCCTCTTCGACTGCTACAACAGGCAGTTCCTGCTGTTCCTCAGCCTGCTTGCCACTTCTGTTGGGATCATTGTCATGCCTTTCTGCACAGAACTGGCAACGCTTATGGTGTGCACAGCAGTTACTGGGCTCACCATGGGGTTCCTTGACACAG gtggcaacgTCTGGTGTCTGGACATGTGGGGCCGCCAGAGCGCCCCCATCATGCAAGCCCTCCACTTCTGCTTTGGTCTCGGTGCCCTCGTAGCACCCCTCGTCGCAGAGCCCTTCCTCTCGTCCGGGTCTCCCCCCGGAAGCTTCCTGTCTGACAATGCCTCCCATCCGTTCTATGTGTCGAGGGCGCATCCCGTCGGACTCCACCGACCCGTCGGGCTCGACCACATTGCGTCGTTCTCCAATATTACCCACCTAATTAGCACTCCGCCGGGCAACGAGACGAGGAGGTACAAACGAGAAGAGGCGAATGACACAGCGTTTGACTTCAATGTCACAGCACTGCAAGAGGACGCAGAGAACAACAACACGCTCTCTCAGAGCTCGACTATTCTCTCGAGAAATGAGAGCGAAGTGCTTGCTACTCCGACAGTTGCGACTCTGGCTAATGTGACCGCTCTAAAGAAACCGACCAAGCCAAAGTACACAGAAGTGGAGCATCAAAAGGGAAAATGGGACAGAGAGTCCAAGAAACAGTCCGTTCAGACCTCCACTGTGAGCCCAAAGAAACACGCAGCTGGCGATAACGCATCGTCGACGGCAAAGAACTTAACCCTAACTCTACAGCCGAACGGGACAGTGCCGAGCTCGACTGCGAATGCTACACAAACTACACTCCCTCCTAACATCAAAGCGACTTCCAAGTCGCCTGTACACACTTCGCCCGCTGCAAACACAACTTCGCTGAAGGTCGTCAATTCGTCGCAACTTTCGCCGCCGTCGTCACCATCCCCTTCGCTGGCCAAAGTACCGGGTACCTCCGAAGTTGAGGGCGAAGCTGAAGCTACTGTGCCGTCAATAACATTTTCTTCTACACCGTCTGCTCCCACATCACCAGTCTCTACGCTCGAAAATATTGAACCTCATGTAACTTTGCAGTGGGAGGTGGTCACAAGAACAGAAGAAACAATAGAGACGTTGAAATCTGTAGCTCCACAAACAGACTTTCCTATTTTTTATATGACAATGTCGTCTCCAACAGCACTTCCATCATCGCAAAGCACAACTCCTGCACAGCAGGTGCAGACACTGAGCGTATATCACACAACGCATCAGGAACAGAAAATATCGACAGCTGGACGTGCAGCAACGTCGCCACCGCATTCCACGCAGCTCCCTGCAGGGAATCCCGCCTTCACCGTAATTCACCACATTCCCCCAACAAAGGTTACGGAGTGGCTCTCGTCTCCAAGTACCCCACCGGTTAACCTCACGGCACCGGTGAACGTCACCGAAGACCCTGCGGACACGGGGCAGAGGTTGTGGTTCGCGCACTACCAGCTCGGACAGTTCGAAATCGCGTACGTTATATTGGGAGTGTACTTGTTCCTAGTGGCAGCTGTCTTCCTGGCGTTCCTCTGCGCAAACCCGCGCGAATCCAAGTCTCGGCAGGACGAGGACCTGATCAAGTCGCGCCGTCCTGGTTCCCACAAGGGCTTGGTCCTGCTCACTgcactgttctttttcttctacATGGCCATGGTGGCAGACATCGAGGAACTGCTACAGGGTCTCTCGATGGGCAGCATGCCGACTGGCTTCCCGAGGGAATATTTCTTGAACTACATTTTCTGGGGCAGCTTTGCAGTCGCCCGTGGTCTGTCAATTGCTGTCGCCACGAAATTGTCGTGCCGCTGGATGCTGCTCGGAGATTTGTCCATATGTCTACTGGCGTCCGTCCTTCTGGTCACCACGGCAGACAAGATGGGTCCCCTGTTGTGGTCGGGAGTGGGCATCTTGGGTTTCGGTATGGCCTCTATTTTGCCTAGCACCCTGGTTTGGTTAGAGAGACATATTAGAGTTACAAACCGCACGGCTTCAGTCCTCCTGTTAAGTGCCGCATTCGGTGAGATGATTCTGTCTGTCTTAGCGAGCCGTCTGGCACAGCACGAGCCGGCTGTATTGATGTACGTTAATGTTAGTGTTGCTATACTGTGCTGTCTCAATTTCGGCTCCCTGTGGTATGCGGCATCGAAGCGCGGAGAGAAGTACGCGTGTGAGCCGGATCGTTCGCTGTACCAGTTAGCGAGTTTTGACGACGACGATGTTGTGGAACTGAATGGCTCTCAGCCTTTGTGGGGAAATGGGGTAGGGGGTTCGTTTGCACTTAAACGCAAAACGAACGGGGTAGTGTAA
- the LOC135391135 gene encoding F-box only protein 30-like has translation MGMEQRGLADDGDIHKHCMTCIKVLKCSTRPQKDRGCRIVSCEFDCGARFHMCKLKEHLVLCSNVKVPCINYVSGCPVWLLRGQMGKHLRHCPASVVHCTMEWNRWPSQAPSPCGSASQLDVALALRDQRALNLAQLTSQNGTETAHQPSTNGHVRNTSEDGCITMDVFSFDNYDTPWETKKVPPGLQRSVCSELYRASRHATESLAAAITVITGHAPSRNGCYTVNGAGSSDTPSALNGRSCYDPLPSSGTMCHNGSGPEGAIHLNGVKALDSKSLYSIDLKTSGSDSNCGAKGAPAKYSPLKLDLNLECIAWYQSKPESMYTFPCGQVFRRDEYAWHYQNVHSEIHGGLNGWLEQRCPLAQYGCTFSRRRLYPSPPGSVLVHNDIIESFGLQIPSPTCSDLRITNGYGSPEKATTHQQISISQDKATRKHAKTASFNNLPFEVLQHIARFLDGFSLSNFALVSRAMRDICRSLLEERGMVVLHWEKQGGCWKVSHKRWYFSTAFSPIQDWCFSDDSNMSNHLSHCPYFLRNVKVEPFFGLCANARPFEMILKEEIRVPHHISLEAMMLSPIGKPDYERQMTKL, from the exons ATGGGGATGGAGCAGCGAGGACTAGCTGACGACGGTGACATCCACAAACATTGCATGACTTGCATAAAAGTACTCAAATGTAGCACTCGGCCACAGAAAGACAGAGGGTGCCGCATCGTGTCCTGTGAATTCGACTGTGGTGCCCGTTTTCACATGTGCAAGCTCAAAGAACACCTCGTGCTGTGCTCAAACGTTAAG GTGCCATGCATCAACTATGTGAGCGGCTGTCCAGTGTGGCTCTTACGTGGCCAGATGGGCAAGCACCTACGACATTGCCCAGCAAGTGTCGTTCACTGCACGATGGAATGGAATCGCTGGCCATCCCAAGCACCCTCTCCTTGTGGTTCTGCTTCGCAGCTGGACGTGGCTCTTGCCTTACGGGACCAGCGAGCGCTCAACTTGGCCCAGCTTACTTCTCAGAACGGGACTGAGACTGCACATCAGCCATCTACCAATGGG CATGTCAGGAACACCAGCGAGGACGGCTGCATCACAATGGATGTGTTTTCATTCGACAACTATGACACCCCATGGGAAACCAAGAAAGTGCCTCCGGGACTGCAGAGGAGTGTTTGTAGCGAACTCTATCGTGCGAGTCGCCATGCTACAGAATCCCTGGCAGCTGCAATAACCGTCATCACGGGCCATGCGCCTTCACGGAACGGATGCTACACCGTGAACGGGGCTGGGTCGTCCGACACTCCCAGCGCCTTG AATGGTCGCTCGTGCTATGATCCTCTACCATCTTCGGGAACAATGTGCCACAATGGAAGTGGTCCCGAAGGTGCCATTCATCTCAACGGAGTCAAAGCTTTAGACAGTAAGAGCCTGTACAGCATTGATCTCAAGACCAGTGGAAGTGACTCTAACTGTGGAGCAAAAGGAGCGCCCGCTAAATACTCACCTCTCAAGCTCGATCTCAACCTTGAGTGCATCGCATGGTACCAGTCTAAACCAGAGTCCATGTACACCTTTCCATGTGGCCAG GTCTTCCGTCGTGACGAGTACGCCTGGCACTACCAAAATGTTCACAGCGAAATTCATGGGGGCCTCAATGGCTGGCTGGAACAGCGTTGTCCTCTGGCACAGTATGGCTGCACGTTTTCACGGCGGCGTCTTTACCCATCTCCACCAGGGTCAGTGTTGGTTCACAACGACATCATAGAGAGCTTTGGACTCCAGATTCCATCACCAACATGCAGCGATTTAAGGATCACAAATGG GTATGGGTCACCCGAGAAAGCAACAACACATCAACAAATCAGCATCAGCCAGGACAAAGCAACTAGGAAACACGCTAAAACGGCTTCGTTCAACAATTTACCATTTGAG GTGCTGCAACATATAGCAAGGTTTCTAGACGGCTTCAGTCTAAGCAACTTTGCCTTAGTATCAAGAGCAATGCGGGACATATGCCGTTCCCTTCTCGAAGAAAGGGGTATGGTGGTCTTGCACTGGGAAAAGCAAGGTGGCTGCTGGAAGGTTTCTCACAAG CGCTGGTACTTCAGCACTGCCTTCTCCCCAATTCAAGACTGGTGTTTCTCGGATGACAGCAACATGTCAAACCATCTCAGCCACTGCCCGTACTTCCTTCGAAACGTCAAGGTGGAGCCGTTTTTTGGTCTCTGTGCCAACGCACGCCCTTTTGAGATGATATTGAAAGAGGAAATTAGAGTGCCTCATCATATTTCACTGGAAGCTATGATGCTGTCACCCATAGGAAAGCCAGATTACGAACGGCAAATGACAAAGTTGTAG